The following DNA comes from Candidatus Nitrosotalea okcheonensis.
ATCGTTGGCGTGTCTACTATTGATCAAGATAACAAAGTAGCTTTTATGACGTATGTAGAGTTGGTATTGATGAGGCATGGAAATATCAATTATAATCTAATTGTATCAAAACTCCAAGCCCATTACAACTGTGGAATCTTAGAATCTCTTGATCATCCAGAATACTTGAGAGATGTACTAAAAGAGATTCATAAGAATGAATATCAATCTATCATAGATGAAATCAGAATTGAATCTGAAAGATTAGTTGACATGGATGAATTCAAAGACAATTTTTTTAAAATTATGCTAATGTAAGGCCCTACCTCCTTTTGCCAAAGGTATTTGTGATCATAGTAAGTAAAAATAAAAGTTCCGTAATTTCTAGGATCCGTGTAGATTATTTTTTGTTGCAGTGTACAACATGACATTTGCGAATAAAAAGACTCTCAAAAAAAGACACCATAATGAAAAAAATATTAAACCTGAATAAAACTAACTAGGAGAGAAAACAAAAATTATGACCATGAAAAGAGCCATAGAAATGCTAGAAAGATTGGCTAACAAGCCAAAAAGGAAAATATCTCATGAAATGTTAACAAAGTTTGAACAGGATTACAAAGAAGGAAAACCGGATACGTTTAACAATCTCATAAAACTGCTCAGAGATAACGAAGAGTCAGATCGTGGATACATATATGACATACTTGAGGAATTGCAACCAAAAAAATATACTCAACCAAAGAAACAATGAGTACTGAAAAAATGTTTACGTTATCTATGTTGACACAACTATAGACCCAATCTGGAAAGTAGTTGTGTTTGCGAATAAAAAACAATACCATATTGGAAAATTATCCACATGTCCTTTTTGGTAATCTGATCTAGGTGAACTTTAAGACCCACATCACATTCATAGCAAATAGTTTTCGGATTTAAAAAAGAGAGTTAATTTTACCAATAAGTCATTCAATGTGGTAATAATTAGGATCTTATGGTTTTGAATCTTGTTCAGTCTTTTTTGCAGATTCCTTGAATGCATTTACGTCATTAGATGATGACTTGTTGCAAGTGCATGATTTTAGTTTTGCAAATAGCTCTTTTAACATGATCATGTAGAGTTTCATGTACATATAAGTCAAGAATTGTCAGAATTTCGATGATGATGTTTTGATCTATTTTTCTCTCTAGTTCATCCATCCACTCATAACCATCAGGATGTGATGAACTTCACTCTTGGAGTGTCCCGCTATATAATTAAAAAACGGTTTACGTTATCAAATAAAGCTTTTAAAACAGAAAATTTACTTGAAAACATATGTCTCAGAAGGCTCAAACAAAGAGAATCAGGATTCTTGTTTCAAAACTAGGACTTGACGGTCATGATAGAGGGGCTTTGGTATTATGCAGGGCATTCAGGGACGCAGGAATGGAAGTCATTTATTCAGGATTGTTTGCAACGCCAGAAAGAATAGCCCAGATAGTAGAAGACGAGGATATCGATGTAGTAGCACTCAGTCTTCTAAATGGTGCACATCTGACTCTGTTTCCAAGAGTGGCAAAGGCAATCAAAGACAAGGGAATCAACGATGTCTTGGTAATAGGCGGAGGAGTCATACCAGAAGATGACAAGCCGGATCTTGAAAAATCAGGAGTTTTAGGAAACTTTGGTCCAGGAACTCCACTTCCAGCAATAATTGATTTCATCCAGACAAATATTTCAAAGACAAAAAAATAATTCTACTCTGTAGAGTCAGGCCACATCATCTTTCTCATATTTCTTCCTACTTTTTCTATTTGATGTGTATCTATTTCCTTCATGAATTTGTCAAAAGAGTTTTTGCCGTTCTTTTGATAATCAGAAATCCATTCTTGGTTGAATGTTCCATCTTGGATCATCTTTAATGCTTTTTTCATCTTTTCTTTTACGTCTTTATCCATAACCATTGGGCCTCGTGTGAGTCCACCATATCTTGCGGTTTCACTTACCCTGCGATACATTCCTGCAATCCCATATCTCTGAATCATGTCAACTATTAATTTCAGTTCATGTAAAACTTCAAAATATGCAATCTCTGGTTGGTACCCTGCTTCAACCAGAGTCTCAAATGCATTCATAACCATCGAGGCAGAACCGCCACAAAGATCTACCTGTTCTCCAAACCAGTCAGTTTCCACCTCTTCTTTAAAGGTGGTTTCTATCACACCAGCTCTTGTACTACCTAAACCCTTTGCAATCCCAAGTGTTCGATCCCAAGCTTTCTTGGTATAATCTTGGTATACTGCAACAATGGAAGGCGTACCAAATCCTTGTTGATATGTTTCACGTACCTTAGAACCAGGACCCTTTGGCGCGACCATGATTACATCCACATCCTTAGGGGCCTGTATCCAGCCCCAGTGAATTGCAGCTGCATGAGAAAACGAAAGCGCTTTCCCCGCCTTAAGATGTGGTCCTATAAATTCCTTGTAGACTTGGGCCTGAACCATATCAGGGATCAAAATATGAATAATGTCTGCACTTTCACAAGCTTGTGGAATTGACATTACTTTATGTCCTGCCTGTTGCGCTTTTTTCCAACTTGAACCAGATTCCTGCAAACCAACTATGATATTAAGTCCAGAATCTTTGAGATTGTTTGCCTGGGCATGACCCTGTATTCCATAGCCAATTACAGCTATAGTTTGATTTTTAATTAGATCTAAATCAACATCTGCGTCTTTCCAACTTTTAGCCATACTGATCACTAAAAACCATGGAAATAAAAACTTACGACTAGGTAAAAAATGTGCCTAAGGTAGTGTCAATACTATGACATGTGGTAAAACCAAGATTAGAGTGTAATCTCTTTTCTACAAACTACACATTTGACAATTGTTTCTTCAGAAGGTATTCTGTCAAATTTTTTGGAACCACATCCAGGGCATATAGGACAGGCTTTGATCTTCTCCACAAGATGCCATATCATGCCGTAAAGATATTACTTGCGTTCTTTTGGCATTAGAAAAAGAGTTTATCTAAAAGATTTTTCAAGAGTTATCAGTTGAACGGATTCATTAATTTTTCATCTGATGACGAGGATGTAAATCTAGAACACTTGTACCGCATTGGATTATTCCACGCAAAGAGAGGTAACCCCCGTGACGCAATATTTTATTTTGACAAGGTCTTGGAAGTTAAACCAAGCCATTTTGATGCACTTGCAAACAGGGGAAATGCATTAGGAAAACTTGGAAAATATGACCAAGCAATCACATGTTATGAAGTCATTCTAAAAGATAATCCGGATCACACAGTATGTCTACTCAACAAAGGCCTTGCACTACACTATCTTGGAAGATATGACCAAGCAATCACATGTTATGACAAAATTTTGATACGCACTCCAGATAATGCAATCACACTATACCACAAGGCCTGTACCAAATCTCTTCAAAATGACATTGAACAATCTCTGGCATTGTTGGAAAAAGCAATACTACTTGATTCAGAATATACAAAAAAGGCCTCAATGGACAAGGATTTTACCAATCTTTGCAATGATCCAAGATTCAAGTCACTCATAGTATAAAATGCCAATAGAAAAAAATACAGTGATAGAAACTAACTAGTTATGAATGTGGGAATCATAGGCACTGGTCTTCTTGGAAGTGCGATTGCAAGACGTATAGCAACATCAGGGCACAATGTACATGCATACAATAGAACAAGACAAAAAGCAGAATCTCTAGAAAAATCAGGAATTGTGATAGAGGATTCTCCCACAGAATTGGCAAAAAAATGCGATGTTGTCATAACCATAGTAAAAGATGTGCAGGCCATTGAAGAGGTATCTTTTGGCAAAAACGGAATTGTCAATGGAAAACATAAGGGCTTGGTTGTTGCAGATATGAGCACAATCAACCCGATATCATCAAGGAAAATTGCCAAAAAATTTTCAGACAATGGAATTTCAATGATCGATGCGCCTGTAATGGGAGGTCCAAGTTTAGCAGAAAAAGGCAAGATGACAATAATGGTTGGCGGTAAAAAAGAGACATACCAGAAATGTAAATCAGTGTTAGATTTGATCGGAGAGAAAACATTTCACCTTGGAGAAAACGGTTCAGGGCATGCAATGAAGCTTGCAATGAATTCACAGATAGCAATTCTTGCTCTTTCAATATCAGAAGGAATCATACTTGCAAAAAAATCCGGTCTAGACCCATTGACATTTCTCGAAGTTCTAAACTCTACATATTTTAAGACAGGAATGAGTGTTAACAAAGGACCTAAGATGGTAAAGGGTGAATTTGAACCAAGTTTCTTTCTGAAAATGATGCAAAAAGATCTAGACGAGATAGATTACACAGCAAAAAAGTGTGGGGCCAATATGCCCATGTCCAGACTTGCAAATCAAATATACCAAAAAGCAATCAATGAAGGGTTTGGTGACATCGACTATACCGGAATTCTTGCATATCTTGAAAAATCAGGATGATGTAATTAGAGCTCTTCTGGAGGTTTTATCTTTCTAAAGCTAAAAAAAATTCCAACATCGTAGATAATCTTCAAAACCCCGCCAACTACAAACGGCGCAGAAAGTGAAAGTGTGGATATTATTATACCAGTAAGTGATGGGCTTATTGCCTGAGATATGTTTCTTGAGGTATTTGTAAAAACGGCTGCATTTACTCTCTCATTTTCTCCCACTACACCCATCAAATATGACTGCCTAGTTGGAACATCCATTTGTGACAAACTCATCCTTGCAAAATATAGAGAGATTGCAATAGAAAAAGAAGGAGCAAGTGCAAGAAGTATCAACAATACATTTGACGGAATGTGCGTGAAGACCATTGTGTTTACCAGCCCTATTTTTGATGCAATCCTCGTAGAAGCCATATAAGATATGGCTGTAAGTATTCCTGCAATTGCAAATATGTATGATAATGAAGACAGGTCTGCGCCAAATTTGGTGTAAAACCAGAATGATACAATGCTCTGTATGACAAAACCTCCTCCAAACGAGTCAACCGCAAAAAGTGAAGACATTTTTGCAATTATGCCTCGAGATTTTGGAGAGATGTTTTTCAACGAAAGGCCGGACTTGGGGACATTGTCTTTTACTTCGACATTTTTAGAAAGCGCCAGATAAATTACAAGAACTACTATTGCACAAGATGCATAAATCAAGAACAGTAATTTTATTGCATTAATCTTGTCAAAGCCATAGTTTTGCAATATTGACGGCAGGCCTGCCAGTAGAACCCCTGCAGACATGGCAAAAGTTCCAGCTGCATTATAGATTGCAAATATCGAGTTTCTTTTTTTTGCATCGTATACAGTTTGCGGTAACAAAGCTTGTTCTAGTGACAGAAATGCTCCAACTTCAGATCCTGTCACGTTTATGGTTCCAATAAGAGCTGCAATAACAAGAGCTACATAATTGTCTGTCACAAAAAATATTAGAGATGACATTATCATCAATACAGCATATATTACCAGAATTCTTCTCCTTCCTATTTTATCAGCATATGCACTTGAGAAGAGATTGAAAAATACGCTGTTTACAAGCGTGGCTGTAAGTACAAGACCAATTAGGATATCATTGAATCCTATGAGTTTTAGATAGATTGCAAGAACTACGCTAAGAAAACCATATGAAAAAGTCCGGACAATTTTTGCTCCAAGCAAGAGTTTGCCGTCTTGCGATATCCATTGTAGATTCATTCACTTTCCAAGTTTTGCCTTGTTAGCTTCAATATCCGAGGCCTCTATTTTTTTAAATAGAGGTGAAGCAGTGCCAATCTTGTGACCCTCCATTATTTTGATTTCAGATATAGAACTCCATGGTTGTTCGGATACAGAACCGCTCATACCAATTTGTGTCCATATTCTTTTGGAAGACTCGGGCAGAAATGGGTAAAGAGATATTGCCAAGCTGCGTACTGCATTTACTGAAATAAATACACAGTTGTTAGAGCCCACACCGCCTTTCCAAGGTTCCTTTTTCTGGAAATATTGGTTAAAGTGTGCAGAAAATTCAATTATTTTTTTCAGTGCTTTGTCAATACTGTTATCTTCCATCAAAGAAGTCAGGTCACTTGAAAAATTATGTATTTTTTCTTTAGCCTCCTTGTCACTTTGATCAAACTCAGTCGTATTTGGTACAACTCCTGCCATGCTTTTTTGTGTAAAACCA
Coding sequences within:
- a CDS encoding cobalamin B12-binding domain-containing protein — its product is MSQKAQTKRIRILVSKLGLDGHDRGALVLCRAFRDAGMEVIYSGLFATPERIAQIVEDEDIDVVALSLLNGAHLTLFPRVAKAIKDKGINDVLVIGGGVIPEDDKPDLEKSGVLGNFGPGTPLPAIIDFIQTNISKTKK
- the ilvC gene encoding ketol-acid reductoisomerase — its product is MAKSWKDADVDLDLIKNQTIAVIGYGIQGHAQANNLKDSGLNIIVGLQESGSSWKKAQQAGHKVMSIPQACESADIIHILIPDMVQAQVYKEFIGPHLKAGKALSFSHAAAIHWGWIQAPKDVDVIMVAPKGPGSKVRETYQQGFGTPSIVAVYQDYTKKAWDRTLGIAKGLGSTRAGVIETTFKEEVETDWFGEQVDLCGGSASMVMNAFETLVEAGYQPEIAYFEVLHELKLIVDMIQRYGIAGMYRRVSETARYGGLTRGPMVMDKDVKEKMKKALKMIQDGTFNQEWISDYQKNGKNSFDKFMKEIDTHQIEKVGRNMRKMMWPDSTE
- a CDS encoding tetratricopeptide repeat protein — protein: MNGFINFSSDDEDVNLEHLYRIGLFHAKRGNPRDAIFYFDKVLEVKPSHFDALANRGNALGKLGKYDQAITCYEVILKDNPDHTVCLLNKGLALHYLGRYDQAITCYDKILIRTPDNAITLYHKACTKSLQNDIEQSLALLEKAILLDSEYTKKASMDKDFTNLCNDPRFKSLIV
- a CDS encoding NAD(P)-dependent oxidoreductase — its product is MNVGIIGTGLLGSAIARRIATSGHNVHAYNRTRQKAESLEKSGIVIEDSPTELAKKCDVVITIVKDVQAIEEVSFGKNGIVNGKHKGLVVADMSTINPISSRKIAKKFSDNGISMIDAPVMGGPSLAEKGKMTIMVGGKKETYQKCKSVLDLIGEKTFHLGENGSGHAMKLAMNSQIAILALSISEGIILAKKSGLDPLTFLEVLNSTYFKTGMSVNKGPKMVKGEFEPSFFLKMMQKDLDEIDYTAKKCGANMPMSRLANQIYQKAINEGFGDIDYTGILAYLEKSG
- a CDS encoding MFS transporter — encoded protein: MNLQWISQDGKLLLGAKIVRTFSYGFLSVVLAIYLKLIGFNDILIGLVLTATLVNSVFFNLFSSAYADKIGRRRILVIYAVLMIMSSLIFFVTDNYVALVIAALIGTINVTGSEVGAFLSLEQALLPQTVYDAKKRNSIFAIYNAAGTFAMSAGVLLAGLPSILQNYGFDKINAIKLLFLIYASCAIVVLVIYLALSKNVEVKDNVPKSGLSLKNISPKSRGIIAKMSSLFAVDSFGGGFVIQSIVSFWFYTKFGADLSSLSYIFAIAGILTAISYMASTRIASKIGLVNTMVFTHIPSNVLLILLALAPSFSIAISLYFARMSLSQMDVPTRQSYLMGVVGENERVNAAVFTNTSRNISQAISPSLTGIIISTLSLSAPFVVGGVLKIIYDVGIFFSFRKIKPPEEL